In Trichocoleus sp., the following are encoded in one genomic region:
- the uraD gene encoding 2-oxo-4-hydroxy-4-carboxy-5-ureidoimidazoline decarboxylase, whose protein sequence is MSYSIDEINQMSQEEFVAAFGTVFEETPAIAHQAWKNRPFISADHIHQHMLKVVHEMDQKSQLTFIRSHPDLGSKAKMAEASVQEQAGAGLDRLTPEEYECFQQLNQAYRDKFSFPFIVAVKNHTKDSILEAFKHRLNNPLDMEIQQALSEIAQITQLRLSTLVK, encoded by the coding sequence ATGTCATATTCAATCGATGAGATCAACCAGATGAGTCAGGAGGAGTTTGTTGCAGCTTTTGGAACAGTGTTTGAGGAAACTCCTGCGATCGCCCACCAAGCCTGGAAGAATCGTCCGTTTATTAGTGCAGATCACATACACCAACACATGCTGAAGGTTGTGCATGAAATGGATCAGAAAAGCCAACTGACCTTTATTCGATCGCATCCTGATCTAGGCAGCAAAGCAAAAATGGCAGAAGCTTCCGTTCAAGAACAGGCTGGAGCAGGCTTGGATCGCTTAACCCCTGAAGAATACGAGTGCTTCCAACAGCTCAATCAAGCCTATCGGGATAAGTTTAGTTTCCCCTTTATTGTTGCTGTTAAGAACCACACGAAAGACAGTATTTTAGAAGCATTTAAGCATCGTCTGAATAATCCTTTGGATATGGAAATTCAGCAGGCTCTATCAGAAATCGCTCAAATTACTCAACTTCGCCTATCTACCCTGGTAAAGTAA